In Campylobacter sp. RM16187, the DNA window TTAAAGATATATCGGATATTGAGAAATTTATATATAAAATAAGATAGAAATTTGCTAATAAATTTAGCTTATTTTTTCTTTTAATATTGTAGAATAAACCGATTTTTTGTTTTTACACAAAATATACAGAGTTATAAGGAGATTTAATGTTACAAGTCGATTTGCCATTGGTAATTCTAACGGCAGCAGTTTTTATAGGACTTATCATTATTTTAAATTCAATCCTCTATCAACCTCTTATTAATTTTATTGATTCGAGAAATGAGGCCATTAAAAATGATGAAGAGAGTGCCGTTAGAAATACAAGCGATCTTAGTGTTCATGAGGCTGAGATTGAGCAGATAATTATGTCTGCTAGAAACGAAGCCGGAAAAATCAAACAAGAGGCTTTAAATGCGGCAAAAGAGAGTGCAGCCAAAATAATAGAGCAAAAGCGCGCTACTTTAGAGGCTGATTATGAGGCATTTATGCAAAATTTGCAGACTCAAAAAAATGAGTTTAAGTCTGATTTGATTACTAGGTTGCCTGATCTTAAGAGTGTTCTTAGAACAAAATTGGCAAAAATTTAAGGAGAGTGTATGAAGAAATTTTATCTTATTTTGCTTGTTCCGTTTTTTGCTTTAGCCAGCGAATCTAGTGAGCACAGCTATGATATAGTGGCAAGAATTCTAAACTTTTTAATGTTTTTTGGAATCTTGTATTACTTTATAGCCACTCCTGTTAAAAATGCTTATAAAGCTAGAATTGAAAGTATAGCGATTAGACTTGACAATATTCAAAAGAAGTTAAGAGAGTCAAAGGCTAAAAAGAACGATGCGCTTAGAAGAGTCGAAGAGGCTAAAAGCAATGCTATAAGCCTTATAGAGACTTCTAGAAAAGAGGCTTTGTTGTTATGTGAAAAGATAAAAGCAGAGACTAATCAAGAGCTTTTAAGCCTTGAAAAGAGCTTCCAAGAACAAAAAGAATTTGAAAGAAGACGTGCCGTAAAAAACGTTGTAGTTGAAATTTTAAATGAAGTTTTTGAAAGCGATAGCCTTAAAATCGATAAAAACGAACTTGTTAATATTGTTCTTAAAAAGGTTGGCTAATGAAAGAGTTGATAGCAAAAAAATATGTAAAAGCTTTAATGGCTGATCTTAACAGAGATGATCTTGAGAAATTTATAAGCGATCTAGATGTTGTTGTAAGTGCATTTAATATTAATAAATTTAGAAACATTATAACTTCTCCTAGTGTAAAAAATGATAAGAAAATCGATCTTGTATTATCTTTTTTAAGTAGTAATAATTCTAAAATTATAAATTTTATCAAGCTTTTAGGCGAGAATAAAAGGCTTGATATCTTGCCTGATATACTTAATGAGCTTGCAGTGCAAAAAGCTCAAATGGATAATATTTTCCGTGGCACAATCTATGGAAATTTTGAGATTGATCAATCTCAAATTACTGAGCTTGAAAAAAGCTTTTCTAAAAGATTTAATGCAAAAATCATGTTAGAAGCTGTAAAAAGCGATTATAACGGTATAAAAATAGAGTTGGACGATTTGGGTGTGGAGGCTAGTCTTTCGATGGATAGACTTAAATCTCAAATGACTGAATATATATTAAAAGCAATTTAAAAGGAGAAAAAGCGTGGGTGCAACGAAAATAAAAGCGGATGAAATTAGCGCTATCATCAAGGAAAGAATCGAAAATTTCGATCTTAGTGTTGATGTTGAAGAGACAGGTAAAGTTATCTCGGTAGCAGATGGAGTTGCGAATGTTTATGGTCTAAAAAACGTTATGGCTGGCGAGATGGTTGAGTTTGAGAGCGGTGAAAAAGGTATGGCTCTTAACTTGGAAGAGAGCAGTGTCGGTATAGTTATCCTTGGTAAAACTGATAACATTAAAGAGGGAAGTTCGGTAAAACGTTTAGCTAGACTTCTTCGTGTCCCTGTGGGTGATGCCCTTATAGGACGTGTTGTAAACTCTCTTGGCGAGCCAATAGACGCAAAAGGTCCGATTGACGCTAGTGAGACAAGATTCGTCGAAGAAAAAGCAAAAGGTATCATGGCTAGAAAATCTGTTCATGAGCCGCTTCAAACAGGTATTAAAGCTATTGACGCACTTGTTCCAATCGGACGTGGACAACGCGAGCTTATCATTGGTGACCGCCAAACAGGTAAAACCACCGTAGCAATCGATACTATCATCAATCAAAAAGGCCAAGATGTAATTTGTATATACGTTGCTATCGGACAAAAACAATCAACAGTTGCTCAGGTTGTTAAAAAGCTTGAAGAATACGGTGCAATGGATTATACGATAGTTGTAAATGCCGGCGCATCAGATGCTGCGGCGCTTCAATACCTTGCTCCTTATGCGGGTGTAACTATGGGCGAGTATTTCCGTGACAACTCACGTCACGCGCTAATCATTTATGATGACCTTTCAAAGCACGCCGTAGCATACCGCGAAATGTCACTTATCCTTCGCCGCCCTCCGGGTCGTGAAGCATATCCGGGTGACGTTTTCTACCTTCATTCAAGACTTCTTGAGCGCGCAAGTAAGTTAAATGACAAGCTAGGTGGCGGATCTCTTACTGCGCTTCCTATCATCGAGACTCAAGCCGGTGACGTTTCTGCGTATATCCCGACAAACGTTATTTCTATTACGGACGGTCAAATTTTCCTTGAGTCGGATCTATTTAACTCAGGTATTCGCCCTGCGATTAACGTTGGTCTATCTGTTTCTCGTGTCGGTGGTGCTGCTCAGATTAAAGCTATTAAACAAGTTTCCGGTAACTTAAGACTTGACCTTGCGCAATACCGCGAGCTTCAAGCGTTTGCTCAGTTTGCGAGCGATCTTGACGAGAGCTCAAGAAGACAGCTTGAACGCGGTCAAAGAATGGTTGAGATCTTAAAACAACCTCCATATAGTCCTCTTCCTGTAGAAAATCAAGTAGTTCTTATTTTTGCTGGTGCCAAGGGTTATTTAGATGATATTTCTGTAAGTGCAATCAATAAGTTTGAATCAGAACTATATCCTTATATAGAGGCGAAATATCCTGAAATTTTTGATCAGATTAGAACAAAAAAAGTACTTGATAAAGAGATTGAAGAGCTTTTACATAAGGCACTAAAAGACTTTAAAGCGACATTTGCTGCTAACTAAGGTTAAGATATGTCAAATTTAAAAGATATAAAACGAAAGATCAAAAGCGTTCAGAACACTCAAAAGACAACGCGTGCGATGAAGCTTGTTTCTACTGCTAAACTTAGAAAAGCGGAAGATGTGGCTCGTCACTCTAGAGTATATGCGCTTAAGATCAATGAAGTTTTATCAGAGATTGCATATAAGATCAATCAATACGGCTCTGTTGATTCGGAGAGTAAATTCTTTAACACTAAAAATAGTGTAGAGAAGGTTGATATTATCTTTGTAACAGCTGATAAAGGGCTTTGCGGAGGCTTTAATATTCAGACTATCAAAACCGTTAGAAATATGATAAATGAATTTAAGGCCAAAAAAGTTAAGATCAGGCTAAGGGCCATTGGCAAAAAAGGAATAGAATTCTTTAACTTCCAAGGCATAGAGCTTCTTAAAACTTATGTCGGATATAGCTCATCTCCTACTTACGAGAAGGCTCAAGAAGTCATAAAAGAGGCTATTGATGATTTTATAAACGGAGTTACCGATAAGGTTATTTTAGTTCATAACGGCTACAACAATATGATATCTCAGCAAATTCGCATAAATGATATTGTGCCTGTTGAGCCGCCTAAAATAGTTGAGGTTGAGACTAACTCTTTAATGGAATTTGAGCCTAGCGATGATGACGGTAAAATTTTAGATGAACTACTTAAAAAATATTTTGAGTATAGTATGTATTATGCGCTTGTTGACTCTCTTGCAGCTGAGCACAGTGCTAGAATGCAGGCGATGGATAATGCAACAAATAACGCAAAAGAGCGTGTTAGAGAGCTGAATCTGGCTTATAATAAGGCTAGACAACAGTCTATTACCACTGAGCTTATCGAGATCATCAGTGGCGTTGAATCAATGAAATAAAAAGGAGTATTAATGAAAGGTATTATTTCTCAAGTAATGGGACCTGTCGTTGATGTCGATTTTAGCGAGTATTTGCCAAAAATCAACGAGGCCATTGAGGTAAATTTTGAAGTGGAAGGTAAGAAGAATAAGCTTGTTCTTGAAGTTGCCGCTCACCTTGGAGATAACCGCGTACGAACCATTGCTATGGATATGAGTGAAGGTCTTACTAGGGGTTTGGAAGCTACTGCTCTTGGAGCGCCTATTACTGTACCGGTTGGTGAGAAAGTTTTGGGAAGAATTTTTAACGTTATCGGCGACTTGATTGACGAAGGTGAAGAATTAAATTTTGATAAGAGATGGTCTATACACCGTGATCCTCCTCCGTTTGAAGAGCAAAGCACAAAGAGTGAAATTTTTGAAACAGGCATCAAAGTAGTTGACCTTCTTGCTCCTTATGCAAAAGGTGGTAAAGTTGGACTATTTGGTGGTGCTGGTGTTGGTAAGACGGTTATTATTATGGAGCTTATTCACAACGTTGCGTTTAAACATAGCGGTTATTCTGTGTTTGCAGGCGTTGGAGAGAGAACTCGTGAAGGAAACGACCTTTATCACGAGATGAAAGAATCCAACGTTTTGGATAAAGTTGCCTTATGCTATGGCCAGATGAATGAGCCACCGGGGGCAAGAAACAGAATCGCGCTAACAGGTCTAACGATGGCTGAGTATTTCCGTGATGAGATGGGGCTTGACGTTCTTATGTTTATTGACAACATCTTTAGATTCTCTCAATCAGGTTCAGAGATGTCAGCGCTTCTTGGACGTATTCCTTCAGCCGTTGGTTATCAGCCTACACTTGCAAGCGAAATGGGTAAATTCCAAGAGAGAATTACATCGACCAAAAAAGGCTCAATTACATCCGTTCAGGCTGTTTATGTTCCGGCAGACGACCTTACAGACCCTGCTCCTGCGACAGTTTTTGCTCACCTTGATGCTACTACGGTTCTTAACCGTGCTATTGCAGAGAAGGGAATTTATCCTGCGGTTGACCCGCTTGACTCAACTTCACGTATGCTTGATCCGCAAATTTTAGGACAAGAGCACTATAAAGTTGCACGCGGTGTTCAGGCTGTTTTACAAAAATATAAAGACTTGCAAGATATTATTGCGATTCTTGGTATGGATGAGCTTAGCGAAGAGGATAAAGTTACAGTTGATAGAGCAAGAAAGATAGAAAGATTCTTGTCTCAGCCATTCTTCGTGGCTGAAGTCTTTACAGGAAGTCCCGGAAAATATGTAAGCCTAGAAGAGAGCATTGCTGGCTTTAAAGGAATTTTAGATGGTAAATATGACGATCTTCCTGAGGCAGCGTTTTATATGGTTGGAAATATAGACGAGGTAATGCAAAAAGCTGAAAAACTTAAAGGCTAAAATTTAATAAGGAAGCGTAATGAATAAATTACATTTAGAGATTGTGACGCCTGAAGGACTTGTTTTTTCAAATGATGTTAAAAGCGTGGTTTTGCCTGGAAGCGAAGGAGAATTCGGCGTTTTGCCGGGACACGCCTCTTTGATATCGCTATTAAAAGCGGGTCTTGTAGATATAGAAAACGAAGATAAAAATCACGATATCGTAGCTATAAATTGGGGATATGTGAAAATTGATGAAGGCAAGGCGGTTGTGCTTGCAGATGGTGCAGTATATGTATCAGGAAGCTCTGAGAGTGAGTTAGCTCACTCTCTTGAAAAGGCAAAAGAGCTTATTCAGAGCATGAGCAGTGAGACAAATGCATTTGCGGCAACAGTTGCAAAACTTGATAGTATGGCGAGAGCTAAATAGTGGCAGGTCTTGATATATTTTTAAATTATTATTCAAGAAGTAGCTTTATAACTATTTTTGTTCTTGCTTGGCTATCGCTATATTTTATTATAAGTTTTACCATACTTTTTTCTCGTATGGTAGAACTTGCCTTATGGAAAAAAAAAGAGCAAAATGCTTTAGAATCACTGTTTATGGGTTCTAAAGTAATTTCAAACGATTCTTCTTTAAAAAGATGTGCCTCCGGTAAAATTTGTAAAGAAAAACTTGGTATTTGTATAAGTATGGCGGAAAAAAATGCCACAAGCGGTGTTACTTGGCTTGGGATTATTGCATCTACATCGCCTTTTATTGGGCTTTTTGGCACAGTTGTGGCAATACTTGAGACCTTTTCAAAGCTTGGACAAGGAGGAAATTCGTCCCTTGGAGTAATAGCACCCGCCATATCCGAAGCTCTTGTAGCTACAGGAGCAGGTATTTTTGTCGCAATTCCTGCATATACCTTTAGTTTGCTTCTCAAAAGAAAGGCGTATGAGCTTATGAGTATTGTTAGAAGAGAAGCTGATATGTTAATCGCAAACAAAGAAGAGAGCTAAATTTATGATAAATCTCGAAGAGACCCCAGAGCTTAATATCACCCCTTTGGTTGATATTATGCTTGTTTTGCTCGCGATACTTATGGTGACTACTCCGACTCTTGTGTATGAAGAGCAGATAGTTTTGCCTGACGGATCCAAGACGAAAACACTCTCGGCTGAGCAAAAGGATCTAACTGTTATAGTGGATGCTCAAAGAAAAGTTAGAATAGATCAAAGCACTATGAGCCTTCAAGAGTTGCCTGATAATATAGCTCTTTTAAGTGCGAAATATGATAAAAATTCAGCTGTTTATATAAAGGCTGATAAAAATTTACTATATGATGATGTTATGTTTGTATTAAAAAGTATCAAAAATGCCGGATTCTCAAAGGTAGCACTCCAAACGAATGGATAAAATTTTAGAGCCAAAATTTAATACTTTTAGCTACTTTATACTCTCTTTTATTCTGTATATTTCTATTGTGAGCGGTATTTTTATAAAACTTACGTATTTTAGAAGCGAAGAACCTAAAAAATATACCGATACAAAAGATGCCTTTATGGATATTATGATAGTTGAGCGTGAGCAAGATATAGTAGTAAAGGCTCCTGAAAAAAAAGAAGAAGTGGTAAAAGTAGAGGAGCCTGAAAAAAAGATTGAAGAAGTTAAAGAGGAGCTAAAGCTAGATACTACAAACAAACCTTTAGAGCCAGAGGTAAAGCCAGAGCCTGAAATTGTCCAAAAAACAGAAGAGCCGAGCCTAAAGGATCTTTTTAAGGATATAAACATATCTAAGCTTAAAGACGATAAAGTTGTAAAAAAGACCGAGTCTTTAAAAGAGCAGAGCAGAAAAAAGCCTGAAAAAAATCAATCTCAAAACTCTCAAAAAAAGGCAAGCGATGTTATAAATGCATTAAAACTTGATAAAGTAGCGAAAGCTCCTAAAACGCAAATGACAGGCGAATATCACCCTTATTTCGGGCAGATTGAAAGAATTTTGCAGGCAAAATGGAGTGCTTATAAAGCTGATTCAAACGATAATGCTGAAGTTGAAATTAGTATAGATTTGAGTGGAAATTTTAGTTATGATATTAAAAAATTATCATATAATAGCGAATTTAATGACAAGGTCAGGGAATTTTTACAAAGTATGACCTTTGAAAAATTTCCGCCTTCCGAGTTAGGAAGGACGGTTACTCTTAAAACCACACTGGTAGATAAAATAGAATAATGGAGGAAAAATGAAAAAAATTATTTTGATACTGAGTTTTGCTTTAGGCTTATTTGCCGCCGACGCTACCATATCTATTATAAATAAAGGCATGGTTTTGCCTAAAATAGTGCTTCAAGATGCTACGACTATGGTTTCTGATCAGGCATTTAAAAACAGATTCCATAAGATTATGTTAGGCGATTTAAAGGTAAGCTCTGATTTTGAAGTAGTAGATGAGTATATAACTAGTAGCTATGAGGGAGATTCTGATACGAATGTTATGAGTCACAAAAACGCTCAGTTGATTTTTAGATACGCTCTTGAGGGTTTGCCAAACACATCTCTTGTCTTAAGAGTTAAGCTAATAAATGCTAAAACCGCGACCACTCAATATGAGAGAATTTACACTATGAATGACGGTGCTAAATTTCCATTTTTGGCGCATAAGGCAATAGTCGAGCTTGTAAATGAGCTTAAGATGCCTCCTGTAAATTGGATGGAAAAATTTATAGTTTTTTCCAAATCTACAGGATCTAAACAGAGCGAAATTGTAGTGGCTGACTATACTTTAACCTATCAAAAGGTGCTTGTTAGGGGAGGGCTTAATATATTCCCTAAATGGGCGGGAGCCGATCAGAAAGCATTTTATTATTCAGACTACAGCGGCTCTAAAATAATTTTATATAAATTTGATATAGCAACAGGTCAAAAAACTAAAATTTTAGATACTAAAGGCGGTATGCTTGTGGCTTCTGACGTTAGCCAAAGTGGCGATAAGATGCTTCTTACTATGGCGCCTCAAGATCAACCAGATATCTATCTATATGATTTAAATTCCAAAAGACTTTCCCAGGTAACAAACTACACAGGTATAGATGTAAATGGAAATTTTGTAGATAATGATACTAAGGTAGTTTTCGTATCCGACAGATTGGGTTATCCGAATATTTTTTCACAAAATATAGGCGGAGGTGCTGTTGAGCAGATGGTATATCACGGCAAAAACAATAACTCAGTAAGCACATATCAAAACTATATAGTTTATTCAAGTAGAGAGAATGAAAAGAGTGATTTTGGAACCAGAGATTTTAATATCTATATGATTTCAACCAAAACAGACTATATAAGACAACTTACTGCAAGCGGTAAAAATCTATATCCTAGATTTTCTAGCGATGGACAAAGCGTAGTATTTATTAAAGAGCTTGGCGGTCAAAGTTCACTAGGAATAATACGCATAAATGAAAATAGGAGCTTTCAGTTTCCTTTAAAGATAGGCAGAATACAGTCTATCGATTGGTAATGTTATTAAAAAAATATGATATAATCACTAAAATTTTTGCAAAGGATTAAAATGAAAAAAGTAGCTTTAGCTTCTGCTGTTGTCGCAGCTTTACTAATGAGTGGTTGTAGCTCAAAAGCCCCTGAGGTTGATATGAGTGCTGATTCTAAACAAGGTAGCGCATCTACTATGGGTTCTAGCGATAGCATGATGAGTGCTAGCGATAAATTACAACAACTAATATCTATGGTTGAAGGACATGTTAAAAACGTATATTTTGATTTTGATAAATTTAATATCAAAAGCGATATGCAATCAGTTGTAAATATGAATGCTAGCGTATTTAACCATGCAGATGCAAAAAATTTAACTATTAAAGTTGAAGGAAACTGCGACGAGTGGGGAAGTGATGAGTATAACTATGCTCTTGGTCTAAAAAGAGCGAAGGCTACAAAAGACGCTCTTGTAAAACAAGGTGTTGCTGCTGATAGAATTACTGTTGTTAGTTATGGGGAGAGCAATCCTGTTTGTACAGATAAAACAAAAGCTTGCGACGCACAAAATAGACGTGCCGAATTCAAAGTTCTTCCATAATAACATATGATAAATTTAAAAAAATTAGCGACTCTGTCTTTTGGAGTCGCTATTTTATACTCTGCTGAAATTTCAGTATTTGATGCCGGTAATTTAGATAGCACAAACCCTTATGGTCTAACCGATAGTGAAAAAGTTCTGCTTAAAAATAAGCAACGCGTAGAAAATTTAAGCAGAAACATGGGTGATGTAGAGTCTAGTTTAAGCGGGGCACAGGAGAGAATTGAAGGTCTGCAAAGTATTATGGACGGCATTAATGAGCGAATATCCAGGTTAGAAAAACGCATAAACGATCTTGAAGCCCAAACAATAAATAAAGAAGATAGTCTAAAAAACGATCTTGAAGTTCTAAAAAAATACTCTGAAGAGACTAGAGCGATTCAGGAAACCAATAATAAAAAAATTACAAAAACTCTTAAAGACCTCGGCACACTTATAGATAAATCAAATGCAGCTAAAGAGGAGTCAAAATCTACGAAAAACAAGTCTGAAGAGTCAAATAAACAGACTTCAGCAGATTTTACTAAGCAAAAAATTCAAGATGTCGCAGCTGATGCTAAGAAGCTTTTTGATGAAGGAAAGCTGGATGAAGCTAAGGATAGATATGAATTTTTGATAACAAAAGGTCATAAGCCGGCTGCCGCAAATTTTTATCTTGGCGAAATTTCATATAAACAAAAAGCATACAATAATGCCATAAAATATTATCAACAAAGTATAACTCTTTACGATAAGGCTGATTATATACCAAAACTATTATATCATACTGCGATTAGTTTTGATAAGATTAATGATACTCAAAGTGCAAATCGATTTTATAAAGCATTGAAATTAGGCTATCCTGAAAGTAAAGAAGCCAAAGCCTCTCCTGATAGATAAGTCAATTTACATTAATAAATTTACGATATAATCATACTTATTTTAATTTTTAGGAGAAAGTGTGAATCAAGTTATATCTATGTTTTATGAGCTAAAAGACGCTAAGACAGGCGAAATTTTAGAATCTAACATGCAAGAAGGCGGTCAAATTTCATTTTTGACAGGTAGAGGACACATAATACAAAAACTAGAAGATGAGGTTAGTTTACTAAAAGCCGGAGATACAAAGAGAGTTATTATAGAAGCGGCCGATGCTTGCGGACTTTATGATGAGAGTGCTCTTCAAAAATTACCAAAAGAACAATTCGCAGGAATTGAACTCAAAGAGGGAATGGAACTATTTGGACAAGGAGAGGACGGCTCAAACGTTCGCGTTACCGTAGCAAAAATAGACGAAAATGAAGTCACTGTTGATTTTAATCACCCTTATGCTGGTAAAGACCTAGAGTTTAACGTTCAAATAACAGAAGTTAGAGAGGCTACTGAAGATGAGATAGCTACTGGTGTTGTTGCTCATGCTCATGCTTGCGGATGCGGTAGTGGACATGGACACAAAGAGGGTGGTTGCTGCGGAGGTCATGGTCATGATCATGATGAAGATGGATGCTGTGGCGGAGGACACCATCATAATGATGGTGGCGGATGCTGCGGAAAACATCATCACTAAGAAACTATAATGAAATTTTCTTTTATATTCCCTGGTCAGGGGTCTCAAGCCATTGGAATGGGCAAAGAAATTTATGAAAATTTCAATGACGCTAAAGAGCTTTTGCATAATGCAAGTGATGCTCTTAGCGTAGATTTCAAGAAGCTTCTTTTTGAAGAGAACGAGCTGATTAATCAGAGTGAGTTTACTCAGCCTGCAATAGTTTTAAATTCTTTAATGTGCTATTTGGCTCTAAAATCAAAATTAAATTTAGAGCCAAATTTCAGCCTCGGACACTCTCTTGGAGAGTTTAGTGCCTTGGCTGTAAATAGCGGATTTGACTTTGTAGATGCACTTAAGGTGGTAAATATCAGAGGTAAGCTTATGCAAGAGGCTTGCAATGGTAAAGATGTGTCTATGATGGTTGTTTTAGGACTAAATGATCAAATTGTCGAAGAAATTTGCGTAGGCGCTCAAAAAGATGGTTTGCAAATTTACGCAGCAAATTACAACTGTGATGGACAGATAGTCGTAGCCGGAGTTAGAGAGCATTTGGCTAAATTTGAATCAGTATTTAAAGAGGCTGGGGCAAAGAGGGCTATGCTTTTAAATATGTCTGTTGCCAGCCATTGCCCTATTCTTAGTAGTGCAAGCATAGGTCTTGTTAGCCATCTTGAGGCGACATTAAAAGATAAATTTAAAAGTGTTATATCTAACGCAACTGCTAAACCATATAGTAGCAAGAATGAGGCTTTAAATTTATTAAAAGATCAGCTTGTAAAACCTGTTTTATATAAACAAAGTATTCAAAATTCACAAAGTGAAATTGATATTTTTGTAGAATTTGGTTCAAGCGTGCTAAAAGGGATCAATAAAAAGATCACTAATAAACCGACCTATTCTGTAACGGATATTAAGAGCTTGGATGAATTTTTAGTATTTTTGGAGGGTAAATGATAGCGATTTTAGGTGCAATGCCTGAAGAGATTACTCCGCTTTTGGACGCTTTAAAAGATTATGAAGAGATACGTTATGCGAATAATGTTTTTTATTTGGCGAAATTTAAAGATAAAGAGCTTGTAATCGCATATTCAAAG includes these proteins:
- a CDS encoding FoF1 ATP synthase subunit B'; its protein translation is MLQVDLPLVILTAAVFIGLIIILNSILYQPLINFIDSRNEAIKNDEESAVRNTSDLSVHEAEIEQIIMSARNEAGKIKQEALNAAKESAAKIIEQKRATLEADYEAFMQNLQTQKNEFKSDLITRLPDLKSVLRTKLAKI
- a CDS encoding F0F1 ATP synthase subunit B, with protein sequence MKKFYLILLVPFFALASESSEHSYDIVARILNFLMFFGILYYFIATPVKNAYKARIESIAIRLDNIQKKLRESKAKKNDALRRVEEAKSNAISLIETSRKEALLLCEKIKAETNQELLSLEKSFQEQKEFERRRAVKNVVVEILNEVFESDSLKIDKNELVNIVLKKVG
- a CDS encoding F0F1 ATP synthase subunit delta yields the protein MKELIAKKYVKALMADLNRDDLEKFISDLDVVVSAFNINKFRNIITSPSVKNDKKIDLVLSFLSSNNSKIINFIKLLGENKRLDILPDILNELAVQKAQMDNIFRGTIYGNFEIDQSQITELEKSFSKRFNAKIMLEAVKSDYNGIKIELDDLGVEASLSMDRLKSQMTEYILKAI
- the atpA gene encoding F0F1 ATP synthase subunit alpha, coding for MGATKIKADEISAIIKERIENFDLSVDVEETGKVISVADGVANVYGLKNVMAGEMVEFESGEKGMALNLEESSVGIVILGKTDNIKEGSSVKRLARLLRVPVGDALIGRVVNSLGEPIDAKGPIDASETRFVEEKAKGIMARKSVHEPLQTGIKAIDALVPIGRGQRELIIGDRQTGKTTVAIDTIINQKGQDVICIYVAIGQKQSTVAQVVKKLEEYGAMDYTIVVNAGASDAAALQYLAPYAGVTMGEYFRDNSRHALIIYDDLSKHAVAYREMSLILRRPPGREAYPGDVFYLHSRLLERASKLNDKLGGGSLTALPIIETQAGDVSAYIPTNVISITDGQIFLESDLFNSGIRPAINVGLSVSRVGGAAQIKAIKQVSGNLRLDLAQYRELQAFAQFASDLDESSRRQLERGQRMVEILKQPPYSPLPVENQVVLIFAGAKGYLDDISVSAINKFESELYPYIEAKYPEIFDQIRTKKVLDKEIEELLHKALKDFKATFAAN
- the atpG gene encoding ATP synthase F1 subunit gamma, with protein sequence MSNLKDIKRKIKSVQNTQKTTRAMKLVSTAKLRKAEDVARHSRVYALKINEVLSEIAYKINQYGSVDSESKFFNTKNSVEKVDIIFVTADKGLCGGFNIQTIKTVRNMINEFKAKKVKIRLRAIGKKGIEFFNFQGIELLKTYVGYSSSPTYEKAQEVIKEAIDDFINGVTDKVILVHNGYNNMISQQIRINDIVPVEPPKIVEVETNSLMEFEPSDDDGKILDELLKKYFEYSMYYALVDSLAAEHSARMQAMDNATNNAKERVRELNLAYNKARQQSITTELIEIISGVESMK
- the atpD gene encoding F0F1 ATP synthase subunit beta; this encodes MKGIISQVMGPVVDVDFSEYLPKINEAIEVNFEVEGKKNKLVLEVAAHLGDNRVRTIAMDMSEGLTRGLEATALGAPITVPVGEKVLGRIFNVIGDLIDEGEELNFDKRWSIHRDPPPFEEQSTKSEIFETGIKVVDLLAPYAKGGKVGLFGGAGVGKTVIIMELIHNVAFKHSGYSVFAGVGERTREGNDLYHEMKESNVLDKVALCYGQMNEPPGARNRIALTGLTMAEYFRDEMGLDVLMFIDNIFRFSQSGSEMSALLGRIPSAVGYQPTLASEMGKFQERITSTKKGSITSVQAVYVPADDLTDPAPATVFAHLDATTVLNRAIAEKGIYPAVDPLDSTSRMLDPQILGQEHYKVARGVQAVLQKYKDLQDIIAILGMDELSEEDKVTVDRARKIERFLSQPFFVAEVFTGSPGKYVSLEESIAGFKGILDGKYDDLPEAAFYMVGNIDEVMQKAEKLKG
- the atpC gene encoding ATP synthase F1 subunit epsilon, with translation MNKLHLEIVTPEGLVFSNDVKSVVLPGSEGEFGVLPGHASLISLLKAGLVDIENEDKNHDIVAINWGYVKIDEGKAVVLADGAVYVSGSSESELAHSLEKAKELIQSMSSETNAFAATVAKLDSMARAK
- a CDS encoding MotA/TolQ/ExbB proton channel family protein, yielding MAGLDIFLNYYSRSSFITIFVLAWLSLYFIISFTILFSRMVELALWKKKEQNALESLFMGSKVISNDSSLKRCASGKICKEKLGICISMAEKNATSGVTWLGIIASTSPFIGLFGTVVAILETFSKLGQGGNSSLGVIAPAISEALVATGAGIFVAIPAYTFSLLLKRKAYELMSIVRREADMLIANKEES
- a CDS encoding biopolymer transporter ExbD gives rise to the protein MINLEETPELNITPLVDIMLVLLAILMVTTPTLVYEEQIVLPDGSKTKTLSAEQKDLTVIVDAQRKVRIDQSTMSLQELPDNIALLSAKYDKNSAVYIKADKNLLYDDVMFVLKSIKNAGFSKVALQTNG
- a CDS encoding TonB C-terminal domain-containing protein, whose translation is MDKILEPKFNTFSYFILSFILYISIVSGIFIKLTYFRSEEPKKYTDTKDAFMDIMIVEREQDIVVKAPEKKEEVVKVEEPEKKIEEVKEELKLDTTNKPLEPEVKPEPEIVQKTEEPSLKDLFKDINISKLKDDKVVKKTESLKEQSRKKPEKNQSQNSQKKASDVINALKLDKVAKAPKTQMTGEYHPYFGQIERILQAKWSAYKADSNDNAEVEISIDLSGNFSYDIKKLSYNSEFNDKVREFLQSMTFEKFPPSELGRTVTLKTTLVDKIE
- the tolB gene encoding Tol-Pal system protein TolB, whose protein sequence is MKKIILILSFALGLFAADATISIINKGMVLPKIVLQDATTMVSDQAFKNRFHKIMLGDLKVSSDFEVVDEYITSSYEGDSDTNVMSHKNAQLIFRYALEGLPNTSLVLRVKLINAKTATTQYERIYTMNDGAKFPFLAHKAIVELVNELKMPPVNWMEKFIVFSKSTGSKQSEIVVADYTLTYQKVLVRGGLNIFPKWAGADQKAFYYSDYSGSKIILYKFDIATGQKTKILDTKGGMLVASDVSQSGDKMLLTMAPQDQPDIYLYDLNSKRLSQVTNYTGIDVNGNFVDNDTKVVFVSDRLGYPNIFSQNIGGGAVEQMVYHGKNNNSVSTYQNYIVYSSRENEKSDFGTRDFNIYMISTKTDYIRQLTASGKNLYPRFSSDGQSVVFIKELGGQSSLGIIRINENRSFQFPLKIGRIQSIDW
- a CDS encoding OmpA family protein; its protein translation is MKKVALASAVVAALLMSGCSSKAPEVDMSADSKQGSASTMGSSDSMMSASDKLQQLISMVEGHVKNVYFDFDKFNIKSDMQSVVNMNASVFNHADAKNLTIKVEGNCDEWGSDEYNYALGLKRAKATKDALVKQGVAADRITVVSYGESNPVCTDKTKACDAQNRRAEFKVLP